The Aquitalea magnusonii region TGGTGGCGTGGTCCATACGAAAAGTGTGCTATGCCCATCAATGAATTACGCTCCATTTCCATGTTTGCCAAGGCGGTGGAGTTAGGGAGCATCCGCAAGGCTGCGCTGGCGCAGGGCGTATCCGCGCAGGCGGCGACACAGGCTATCTCGATGCTGGAAAAGCACCTGGGTGTGAGGCTGTTGCATCGCACCACGCGCAGCCTGGCCTTGACGGAGGAGGGGCAACAGTTCCTGGAAGATGCGCAGCCTGCACTGGCTACGCTTGAACGGGCTGTCAATACTGCAAGAGCAGGCAAGGAAGGAATTGCCGGGCCATTACGTATTGTCGGTCCCAAGTCATCTTTTGCCGGTATCCTGATGCCGCTGCTGGATGAGTTCTGCCGGATGAACCCTGGGGTAAGGCCGGATGTGCAGCTGGATGATGGACTTGGCGATTGGGTGCTGGACAGGGTGGACGTCGGTTTCCGTATTGGGCCATCTGCTCAGGAAGGGGTTATCAGCCGCCGTTTGTTTCCGGTGCAGTTGATTGTTTGCGCATCCCCTGCCTATCTTGATCGCTATGGTATGCCGTCGACAACAGAAGAGCTGGCTACGCACCGTTGCAGCGTGTTCCGCCATCCGGTAACCGGTAAGGTATCGCCTTGGTACCTGACCGTGGATGGAAAAGTCGAACAGCGACATTTCACGCCAGCCTTTTGCAGCAATGATACTGAGCTGGAAGTCCAGGCCGTTCTTTCCGGGCAAGTGATGGGGCAATTGGCCAATCTCTCTGTCGCGCCTCATATCCGTTCCGGCTCGCTGATTCCGCTTTTCCTTTCGTATGTCAGTTCACCGATTTCACTCCACGTGTACTATGGCAGCCGCAATGCATTGCCAGTAAGGGTCAGGGCTTTTCTCGATCTCGCGATTGCAAGGTTATTCGACAGTCCTGATTTCATTTTGAGCGATGGAGAGCTTGCTGCGGCACATGGGGCTTATTTGTCACGTCTGGCAACAAATTAATCAGGTGTACGGGCGGCTATGTTTTCTGTCTTGCCAGGCTGGAGTGGCAATACAACGCAAAAATGGCCACGCACTGAATGGCTATCGGGTTTCAATGCGCGTACAACAATAAGGATCACTTCGACGCTAGCGGTTTATCGGACAAGAGCTACCTTGCGGTGCAGGGCAGAGCAGAGCAGGGCGCAGCGTATGGCGTGTGCCAGATTGCAGTCATACCGTGGTGCGGAGTGAACAGGAGTACACACTGCTCAAACACAGTCGAGGGTCAGTTTGTGTGCTGGAATTGCACAAGGCGTAGTGCATCACTGAATAGTATTTGCAAATCTGCGTTGCCGTCATGTCGAACCCACTGGGTGACGACAACCCGGATGATTGCAAAAAGTACATTGGGGTAGAGCTGTCTTTCAAGTGACAGCTGCGGGCTTTCAGTCGAGACTTTCTTTGCAATGATGTCTGCAACCTCATCGGCCAGTTGCGCAGTCATTGCATGTTTTCGCGCACTGATTTGTGGGGATGATTCAATCACCCGTTCCAATGAGAGATAAAAATCCTTGCGGGATGCATACAGGGCAAGTAACTCACGTGCACTGGAAATCAGCGCATCCATGATCGGCTCTTGTTCTGCTCTGTGCACCAGCCCTGCAAGAAAGCCCGACATGCTTTCCTCCAGCCAGCTCAGGACGATGTCTTCTTTGGTGGGAAAGTACCGTAACAGCGTACGAGGTGATATTTCGACGGCTGCGGCGATTTGATTGATGGTGGTGACCTCGAAGCCTTGCTGGCGGAATAGCAGCAATGCCGCTTCCAATAACTGCAACCGGGTCTTGTCCTTCTTTGACTGCCTTAAACCCAAGGTCAACTCCTTCAAGTTGTGGTTACATCATCAGCTAGCTGATTGATTGGGCTGCATAGCATAGCAGACGGGGCAGTCCAGATGGACATGCGCCATACGTGAAAGTATGGCGCATGTCGGTGGCAGCAGGCAGATTGAAGCCAGCCAGCTTGCTCGTTATGACATGGTTCAAACCATGTGGACGAATTTTGTCAGCAAATAGGCACTGATGCCTTCAATACCATTTTCACTACCGTAGCCACTTTGCTTGACACCACCAAACGGCCCCTCAGGCATACCAAAATAATATGTGTTGATACCGACCATTCCGCTCTCGATGCAATCCGCCAGCAAATTTGCCCGAGCCAGCGAGCGGGTGAATGCGTATGCGCCAAGACCGAAGGGAAGGCGATTGGCCTTGTCGATTGCATCTTCCAGTTTTTCAAAGCGGGAGATGGTGGCGACCGGGCCAAATGGCTCCTGGTTCATGATCTCTGCATCTTCTGGCACGTTGGTCAGTACCGTCGGAGCCCAGAAAAATCCCTCACCTTCGATGCGATATCCACCGGTTTCCAGTTTGCCCCCGCGTGCCAGTGCATCGGCGATCAAGTGTTCCATTGCTGCCAGGCGGCGGGCATTGGCCAGAGGTCCCATCTTTGTTTCTGGATCGAAACCATCCCCCAGTCTGATCGCCTTGGCTCCTTGTACAAATGCGGTCACGAATTGCTCGTAGACAGCATCCTGAACATAGAAGCGAGTCGGTGCAATGCAACTGGCACCTGCGTTAAAGAACTTGTTCGGGACCGATGCGGCAACTGCCGCTTCGATGTCTGCGTCGTCACAAACAATGACCGGTGCGTGGCCACCCAGCTCCATGGTGATGGGCGTGATGTTTTCTGCCGCCAGTTTTGCCAACTTCCGACCAACCGGCTCCGGACCTGTGAATGAAACCTTGCGGATAATTCTGGAAGTCACGACTGTGCGAGAAATAAAGTCAGGATCGCCCAGCACTACATTAAGAACACCAGCAGGTAAACCAGCTTCCGCGAAGGCTTCGGCAATAAGCAGACAAGTGGCCGGCGTTTCTTCCGAAGGCTTGATTACCATGGAGCAACCGGCAGCGAGAGCAGCTGCGATTTTGCGGCCGGTCAGTAGTGCAGGGACGTTCCATGGAGCGAATGCAGCCACTGGGCCGATTGGTTCATGGGATACCACGGCTCTGCCATGAGGAATACGTGGCTGCAGGGTACGGCCATAAATACGTTTGGCTTCTTCGGCGCACCATGTCATGGAGTCAAGCGTCAAATCCACTTCCATCCGGGCTTCGGCACCTGGTTTGCCAACTTCCAGCGTCAACAAGGATTCAAGCTGCTCACGACGCTCTCTCAGCCAGGCAACAGCTCGTTCGATTACAGCTGCACGTTCCCATGCCGGTACATTGCGCCAGGTTTTGAAGCCGCGCTGAGTCGAACTCAATGCCTTTTGCAAGTCCTCAGCCGTGGCATGTGGCATGGCTCCCAGTACCTTGCCGTTCAGAGGGTTGATCACT contains the following coding sequences:
- a CDS encoding LysR family transcriptional regulator, which gives rise to MPINELRSISMFAKAVELGSIRKAALAQGVSAQAATQAISMLEKHLGVRLLHRTTRSLALTEEGQQFLEDAQPALATLERAVNTARAGKEGIAGPLRIVGPKSSFAGILMPLLDEFCRMNPGVRPDVQLDDGLGDWVLDRVDVGFRIGPSAQEGVISRRLFPVQLIVCASPAYLDRYGMPSTTEELATHRCSVFRHPVTGKVSPWYLTVDGKVEQRHFTPAFCSNDTELEVQAVLSGQVMGQLANLSVAPHIRSGSLIPLFLSYVSSPISLHVYYGSRNALPVRVRAFLDLAIARLFDSPDFILSDGELAAAHGAYLSRLATN
- a CDS encoding TetR/AcrR family transcriptional regulator translates to MKELTLGLRQSKKDKTRLQLLEAALLLFRQQGFEVTTINQIAAAVEISPRTLLRYFPTKEDIVLSWLEESMSGFLAGLVHRAEQEPIMDALISSARELLALYASRKDFYLSLERVIESSPQISARKHAMTAQLADEVADIIAKKVSTESPQLSLERQLYPNVLFAIIRVVVTQWVRHDGNADLQILFSDALRLVQFQHTN
- a CDS encoding NAD-dependent succinate-semialdehyde dehydrogenase — its product is MSSTPYLPLYLWIDGQKLAGDNRTHSEVINPLNGKVLGAMPHATAEDLQKALSSTQRGFKTWRNVPAWERAAVIERAVAWLRERREQLESLLTLEVGKPGAEARMEVDLTLDSMTWCAEEAKRIYGRTLQPRIPHGRAVVSHEPIGPVAAFAPWNVPALLTGRKIAAALAAGCSMVIKPSEETPATCLLIAEAFAEAGLPAGVLNVVLGDPDFISRTVVTSRIIRKVSFTGPEPVGRKLAKLAAENITPITMELGGHAPVIVCDDADIEAAVAASVPNKFFNAGASCIAPTRFYVQDAVYEQFVTAFVQGAKAIRLGDGFDPETKMGPLANARRLAAMEHLIADALARGGKLETGGYRIEGEGFFWAPTVLTNVPEDAEIMNQEPFGPVATISRFEKLEDAIDKANRLPFGLGAYAFTRSLARANLLADCIESGMVGINTYYFGMPEGPFGGVKQSGYGSENGIEGISAYLLTKFVHMV